In the Drosophila biarmipes strain raj3 chromosome X, RU_DBia_V1.1, whole genome shotgun sequence genome, one interval contains:
- the LOC122818626 gene encoding protein new-glue 2-like — protein MRFLCALIFSCLLAVALSATADPSTADPSTASPSTADPSSASPSTSDPSTASPSTADPSTASTSTSTTSNSSSSTTTTTTSTSTSTTTTTTTEATANKKYVTHYKIKHKKSDSGKGKKTKKTKRVKHKKGKKNKSKNKNRRNQRTRRSG, from the coding sequence ATGCGATTCCTCTGCGCCCTGATCTTCTCCTGCCTCCTGGCGGTGGCCCTTTCGGCGACAGCGGATCCCAGCACTGCGGACCCCAGCACTGCGTCTCCCAGCACTGCGGATCCCAGCTCTGCGTCTCCCAGCACTTCGGATCCCAGCACTGCGTCTCCCAGCACAGCAGATCCTTCGACAGCCAGTACATCCACCTCGACGACATCGAACAGCAGCTCTTCGACCACCACTACGACCACCTCTACATCCACCTCTACAACCACCACAACCACTACGGAGGccacagcaaacaaaaaatatgtcaCACATTACAAAATTAAGCATAAGAAAAGTGACTCAGGCAAGGGCAAGAAGACTAAGAAGACCAAGAGGGTTAAGCACAAGAAGGGCAAGAAGAACAAGTCCAAGAACAAGAACAGGAGAAACCAGCGGACCCGTCGCAGTGGTTAA
- the LOC122818634 gene encoding uncharacterized protein LOC122818634: MPSPGGNQLPKMCCPECFAQICATLQIEQGTSVVEEVSPTEALLPEDDVSVIVGNIYEVHEVASTEDLLSDDSIIIIMEPEDDLNEDYEASFQGDGNDLLPGGHPNNT, from the coding sequence ATGCCATCGCCAGGAGGAAACCAGCTGCCGAAGATGTGCTGTCCAGAGTGCTTCGCGCAGATATGCGCAACCTTGCAGATTGAGCAGGGCACTTCTGTAGTCGAGGAAGTGTCTCCAACTGAGGCTCTTTTGCCCGAAGACGATGTCAGCGTGATCGTGGGCAACATATACGAGGTCCATGAGGTGGCTTCGACTGAGGATCTTTTGTCCGATGATAGCATCATCATAATCATGGAACCAGAGGACGACTTAAATGAAGACTACGAGGCGTCTTTCCAGGGAGATGGCAACGATCTTCTCCCGGGGGGACACCCAAATAATacttaa
- the LOC108030178 gene encoding uncharacterized protein LOC108030178: protein MPRYPNSMKMGWSYCGEEGLILGTQVEGEAVDVPSLRSLEALDRGSAAPQQASRSQRQSQSKKEKSSVKRPSFKKAKKGKVIRSNIIKALQTENLGDIVSVRAPGPYKFAILRGMTSLGRRLFGFINWWGPKAKPRGTMQTDLATEGGESGSVGQMEAVGMGPLEENPSDSMSQLEVDQEEAAKDTAHIVLEQVDPTADTKTEEDSAAT, encoded by the exons ATGCCGCGATATCCGAACTCAATGAAAATGGGCTGGTCCTATTGCGGCGAAGAGGGGTTGATCCTGGGAACCCAGGTTGAAGGAGAGGCTGTCGACGTGCCGAGTCTTCGCAGTCTCGAAGCTTTGGACAGGGGAAGTGCAGCCCCGCAGCAGGCGAGCCGCAGCCAACGGCAAAGCCAATCGAAAAAGGAGAAGAGTTCTGTAAAGCGTCCCAGCTTCAAGAAAGCCAAAAAGGGAAAGGTAATCCGATCAAACATAATAAAGGCGCTGCAGACGGAAAATCTGGGTGACATCGTATCGGTGAGGGCTCCAGGGCCCTATAAGTTTGCTATCTTGAGAGGCATGACGAGCCTGGGTAGACGACTATTTGGCTTTATCAACTGGTGGGGCCCAAAGGCGAAGCCCAGGGGTACGAT GCAAACGGATTTAGCAACTGAGGGAGGTGAATCCGGAAGTGTGGGCCAAATGGAAGCAGTGGGAATGGGGCCTCTGGAGGAGAATCCATCGGACTCGAT GTCACAGCTAGAGGTAGATCAAGAGGAAGCGGCAAAGGACACAGCCCACATTGTTCTGGAGCAAGTTGATCCAACAGCAGACACAAAGACCGAGGAAGACAGCGCTGCTACTTAA
- the LOC122818650 gene encoding salivary glue protein Sgs-3 → MRFLCALIFSCLLAVALSATADPSTADPSTASPSTADPSTASPSTADPSTASPSTASPSTADPSTASTSTSTTSNSTSTTTTTTTTTTTTEKTATEATEKKKRHKHHWEIRTKHSKEKSKTKTKKSRKGKKSKKGKKSRRNQRRTRRTRRSG, encoded by the coding sequence ATGCGATTCCTCTGCGCCCTGATCTTCTCCTGCCTCCTGGCGGTGGCCCTTTCGGCGACAGCGGATCCCAGCACTGCGGACCCCAGCACTGCGTCTCCCAGCACTGCGGACCCCAGCACTGCGTCTCCCAGCACTGCGGATCCCAGCACTGCGTCTCCCAGCACTGCGTCTCCCAGCACAGCAGATCCTTCGACAGCCAGTACATCCACCTCGACGACATCCAACAGCACCTCTACAACCACCACAActaccaccaccaccactacCACTGAGAAAACCGCTACGGAGGCCACTGAAAAGAAGAAGCGTCACAAACACCATTGGGAAATCCGTACCAAACACAGCAAGGAGAAATCGAAGACCAAGACCAAGAAGAGTAGGAAGGGCAAGAAGAGCAAGAAGGGCAAGAAGTCCAGGAGGAACCAGAGGAGAACCAGGCGCACCCGCCGCAGTGGTTAA
- the LOC108029158 gene encoding probable cytochrome P450 28c1, with product MFGSLLLGMATLLGVLYVFLVSNYGHWRRRGVTEPRVLPLFGSFPSMVWPRQHFTMDMRDIYMRYRSTHSYVGCFLLRAPKLLVLEPRLVYEIYVSAFSHFEDNDASKMIDIAKDRLVALNPFVLEGDEWRRQRAVFSTLLTNGRIRTTHAIMQRVCRDLSDFISRKSVGGMEFDAVDLGLRFTGESLFDCVLGIQARTFSDNPLPVVRQNQEMSAENKGLAIAGAVCGLFPNLPRRLRPKVFPRSHDEFYVALISEALSLRRSKNQERNDFINHLLEMQKDLDLSEEDMVSHVMTFMFDGLDTTSNSIAHCLLLLGRNPKCQQLLFEELQKSNPGGDLPDLDALIDLPYLGACFNESLRIYPAGGWSSKTCTKEYELRGSHHPEPLKLRPGDNLMVPIYALHNDPEFHPEPDTFRPERFLDGGLKDFKQQGTFLGFGNGPRQCVGMRLGLTMAKAALAAIVQHFEVLVSPRTRNGTEIDPSIFVGVHKGGIWLQFVPRNICS from the exons ATGTTTGGATCGCTTCTGCTGGGGATGGCGACGCTGCTGGGCGTGCTCTACGTCTTCCTGGTGTCCAACTATGGCCACTGGCGGCGTCGCGGGGTCACGGAGCCGCGCGTCCTGCCCCTGTTCGGCTCCTTTCCCAGCATGGTGTGGCCCCGGCAGCACTTCACCATGGACATGCGCGACATCTACAT GCGCTACCGCAGTACGCACAGCTATGTGGGCTGCTTCCTGCTGCGCGCTCCCAAGCTGCTCGTCCTGGAGCCCCGCCTGGTCTACGAGATCTACGTGAGCGCCTTCAGCCACTTCGAGGACAACGATGCCTCCAAGATGATAGACATCGCCAAGGATCGGCTGGTGGCCCTCAATCCCTTTGTGCTCGAGGGTGACGAGTGGCGGCGCCAGCGGGCGGTGTTCTCCACCTTGCTGACCAACGGTCGCATCCGCACCACCCATGCCATCATGCAGCGCGTCTGTCGGGATCTCAGCGATTTCATCTCCAGGAAGTCGGTCGGCGGAATGGAGTTCGATGCCGTTGAT CTTGGCCTGCGCTTCACCGGCGAATCCCTCTTCGACTGTGTTCTGGGCATCCAGGCGCGCACCTTCAGCGACAATCCGCTGCCGGTTGTCCGGCAAAACCAGGAGATGTCCGCCGAGAACAAGGGGTTGGCCATTGCCGGTGCCGTCTGCGGACTCTTCCCAAATCTTCCCCGGCGCCTGCGCCCCAAGGTTTTTCCCCGCTCCCACGATGAATTCTACGTGGCACTGATTAGCGAAGCGCTGAGCCTGCGCCGTTCCAAAAACCAGGAGCGGAATGACTTTATCAACCACCTGCTGGAGATGCAAAAGGACCTCGATCTCAGCGAGGAGGATATGGTCTCGCATGTCATGACCTTCATGTTCGACGGCCTGGACACCACTTCCAACAGCATTGCTCACTGTCTTTTGCTG CTCGGTCGCAATCCGAAATGCCAGCAGCTTCTGTTCGAGGAACTCCAGAAGTCCAATCCCGGCGGAGATCTGCCCGATCTGGACGCGCTCATAGACCTGCCCTATCTGGGTGCCTGCTTCAATG AGAGCCTGCGCATCTATCCGGCCGGTGGTTGGTCGTCGAAGACCTGCACTAAGGAGTACGAGCTGCGGGGCAGTCACCATCCGGAGCCGCTCAAGTTGCGGCCCGGCGACAACCTGATGGTGCCCATCTACGCCCTGCACAACGATCCCGAATTCCACCCGGAACCGGACACATTCCGACCCGAAAGATTCCTGGACGGCGGACTGAAGGACTTCAAGCAGCAGGGCACGTTCCTGGGCTTCGGCAACGGACCCCGGCAGTGCGTGGGAATGCGCTTGGGCCTGACCATGGCGAAGGCCGCTCTGGCGGCCATTGTCCAGCACTTCGAGGTCCTGGTCAGTCCGCGCACCCGGAACGGCACCGAAATAGACCCCTCCATCTTTGTGGGCGTCCACAAGGGCGGCATCTGGCTGCAGTTTGTCCCGCGCAATATCTGTTCTTGA
- the LOC108036627 gene encoding putative uncharacterized protein DDB_G0271606: protein MNFFGALIALAFCALCGSTQADISLKLRQQQQPLITKEQYYKTGGGFQESSYGNSGYQIFEVHNHFAGQTKGPAYLPPQGQSSSGQAHDDSLDLSFLNFADAPAPAPVAAPAPAAAPAPAQISVPFPSSYQHDFQRKAPASSSVGYSGQAYLPPTSAATPIVQQQQQQVVQQQQQVVQQQQQVIPQQQVVQQQQQLIPQQQQVVQQQQPQVLQQQQVQQQYSQQSYEAPAYLPPTAPQEVAQPVPISYQQPQKVFQGPTYLPPQQQQVQQIQEVQQQQQVQQVQEVQQQQQVQQIQEVQQQQVQEVQQQQVQEVQQQQQQVQQIQEVQQQQQQYQAPGYLPPGYDFSNPDQLPLSLGQSVATSQSVSSVQNVATTQSVSSVQQVAGEYRAPGYLPPGYDAPAPQAPTQLTYQQPQQQLQQPQQPQQQQQVYVAPTQATVSDPGALPDGYDFVKPENAEAAIAELHSLQTATKLLKQQQEQQLLLQQQQQQQQQQQRQQQQQQQQVVVQSQLQVAQQQQSADIVYGRPKSQQQQQLLAPQSTLATSSAVSYQQHYTAPGYLPPTATASAPAPAPAPSPVSVSVSIPAPAPLAAPAPAPVAVVQATSTSSSYQQQQQQQFRASAYLPPTVAAPAPAPVRVAAPAPAPIRVTATAPAPVRVAAPAPAPIHVAGPAPIAISLPPSAPNQVTHIHSLRSYMNTVQPFARYAQPVAVRQQHQHVVQQQQHQQVQQQHQHVQHQQVIEVAPMYREQSKRPRFYAPAYASNTVPRQQQQQHLHHHYHHRVVQSQKLQPLPAPTLSFKAQQSLQKFMPKDVQVAVNVAMAATAPVVAPPALRGSSRVRTVQIVKPHATRTFKVLEQLDQAGVKTIKILGATNEQPQGRHQVVKVVTQNAQSGAESHVQTVKIYDEVQQVQQVQQVQQPLRLQPLSGGNNAYLPPPRPRSRSVRQASKPLRLHPVARL, encoded by the exons ATGAAT TTCTTTGGCGCCCTTATTGCGCTCGCCTTCTGTGCGCTTTGTGGCTCCACCCAAGCGGATATATCGCTCAAGCtgcgccagcagcaacagccgctGATCACCAAGGAGCAGTACTACAAGACGGGCGGCGGCTTCCAGGAGAGCAGCTACGGCAACTCCGGCTACCAGATCTTCGAGGTGCACAACCACTTCGCCGGCCAGACCAAGGGCCCGGCCTACCTGCCGCCCCAGGGCCAGAGCTCCAGTGGCCAGGCCCACGACGACAGCCTGGACCTGTCCTTCCTGAACTTTGCCGACGCTCCGGCTCCGGCGCCAGTTGCTGCCCCTGCtcccgctgctgctcctgctccggcTCAGATTTCCGTGCCCTTCCCCTCGAGCTACCAGCATGACTTCCAGCGAAAGGCTCCGGCCTCGTCCTCCGTGGGTTACAGTGGCCAGGCCTACCTGCCGCCCACCAGCGCCGCCACGCCCattgtgcagcagcagcaacagcaagtggtgcagcagcagcaacaagtggtgcagcagcaacagcaagtgATCCCGCAGCAACAAGTggtgcagcaacaacagcagctgatcccacagcaacagcaagtggtgcagcagcaacaaccccaagtgttgcagcagcagcaagtgcAACAGCAGTACAGCCAGCAGAGTTATGAAGCACCCGCCTATCTGCCACCCACTGCCCCCCAGGAGGTTGCTCAGCCTGTGCCCATCAGCTACCAGCAGCCACAGAAGGTCTTCCAAGGACCCACCTATCTGCCACCCCAGCAACAGCAGGTGCAGCAGATTCAGGaggtgcaacagcagcagcaagtgcAGCAAGTTCAGGaggtgcaacagcagcagcaagtgcAGCAGATTCAGGaggtgcaacagcagcaggttCAGGaggtgcaacagcagcaggttCAGGaggtgcaacagcagcagcaacaagtgCAGCAGATTCAGGAagtacagcagcaacagcagcagtacCAGGCTCCTGGCTACCTGCCTCCTGGCTATGACTTCTCCAATCCCGATCAGCTGCCTCTGTCGCTGGGCCAGAGTGTGGCCACCTCGCAGAGTGTGTCGTCGGTTCAAAACGTGGCCACAACGCAGTCTGTTTCCTCGGTGCAGCAGGTTGCTGGCGAGTACCGCGCTCCTGGCTATCTGCCACCTGGCTACGATGCGCCAGCTCCACAGGCACCAACCCAGCTCACCTACCAGCAGccacaacagcaactgcagcaaccacagcagccacagcagcagcaacaggtgTATGTTGCACCCACGCAGGCAACTGTCAGCGATCCTGGCGCCCTGCCCGACGGCTATGACTTTGTGAAGCCCGAGAATGCCGAGGCAGCCATTGCCGAGCTGCACAGCCTGCAGACCGCCACCAAGCTGctgaagcagcagcaggagcaacagttgctgctgcaacaacagcagcagcaacagcagcagcaacagcggcagcagcagcagcagcagcaacaggtcGTGGTGCAGTCTCAGTTGCAGGTTgcccagcaacagcaaagCGCAGACATTGTCTACGGTCGTCCCAAGtctcagcagcagcagcaacttctGGCTCCTCAGAGCACACTGGCAACATCCTCTGCAGTCAGCTACCAGCAACATTACACGGCTCCTGGCTACCTGCCACCAACTGCCACTGCTtcggctccagctccagctccagctccgtctcccgtttccgtttccgtttccattccagctccagctcctctGGCTGCccctgctccagctcctgtGGCCGTTGTCCAGGCAACATCAACATCCAGCTCctaccagcagcaacagcagcagcagttcagGGCTTCTGCTTATCTGCCACCAACTGttgcagctcctgctcctgcccctGTCCGTGTggcagctcctgctcctgctcctatCCGTGTGACAGCCACTGCTCCCGCTCCAGTGCGTGTGgcagctcctgctcccgctccCATCCATGTGGCCGGACCCGCTCCCATCGCCATCTCCCTGCCACCTTCGGCTCCCAACCAGGTGACCCACATCCACTCCCTGCGCAGCTACATGAACACCGTGCAGCCCTTCGCCCGCTACGCCCAGCCAGTGGCCGTGCGCCAGCAACACCAGCACGtcgtccagcagcagcaacaccaacaggtgcagcagcaacatcagcacgTGCAGCATCAACAGGTCATCGAGGTGGCGCCCATGTACCGTGAGCAATCGAAGCGTCCCCGCTTCTATGCCCCCGCCTATGCCAGCAACACTGTGccccgccagcagcagcagcagcacctgcaCCACCACTACCACCACCGCGTGGTGCAGAGCCAGAAGCTGCAGCCCCTGCCGGCTCCCACCCTCAGCTTCAAGGCCCAGCAGTCGCTGCAGAAGTTCATGCCCAAGGACGTGCAGGTGGCGGTGAATGTGGCCATGGCGGCCACGGCTCCCGTGGTGGCGCCACCCGCCCTGCGCGGCAGCTCGCGGGTGCGCACTGTGCAGATCGTGAAGCCCCATGCCACGCGCACCTTCAAGGTGCTGGAGCAACTGGACCAGGCGGGCGTCAAGACCATCAAGATCCTGGGGGCCACCAACGAGCAGCCGCAGGGACGCCACCAGGTGGTGAAGGTGGTGACCCAGAATGCCCAGAGTGGCGCCGAGAGCCATGTGCAGACCGTGAAGATCTACGACGAAGTGCAGCAGGTGCAGCAAGTGCAGCAGGTGCAGCAGCCACTGCGTCTGCAGCCCCTGAGCGGGGGCAACAACGCCTACTTGCCACCACCGCGTCCCCGGTCGCGCAGCGTGCGCCAGGCCTCCAAGCCGCTGCGCCTGCATCCCGTCGCCCGGCTCTAG